In the Synechococcus sp. UW179A genome, one interval contains:
- a CDS encoding helix-turn-helix domain-containing protein, with translation MNTALAWMAVLVTLPLIVLFWMTESRSTRIQRLRRQGLTWKVIAARYGCSATTARRWANA, from the coding sequence ATGAACACCGCACTTGCCTGGATGGCTGTGCTGGTGACGCTCCCGCTGATCGTTCTGTTCTGGATGACTGAGAGCCGATCCACCCGCATCCAGCGCCTGCGCCGCCAGGGGCTGACCTGGAAGGTCATTGCTGCCCGCTACGGCTGCAGCGCTACGACAGCACGGAGATGGGCCAACGCATGA
- a CDS encoding carbon-nitrogen hydrolase family protein has product MLSKVALIQYPPVLGNRAETIEKAVSLIDAAAQAGAKLIVLPEAFIPGYPTYIWRLRPGGDMGLSSEIHALMLENAVNLDGQHLNPLRSLAKHHQVDILIGINEIDNSQSRTTLFNSYVHIDCHGAYANVHRKLMPTNPERMVWGFGDGQGLRVNDTPVGRVGALICWENYMPLARMALYSQGVEIYVAPTWDSSDGWQASMQHIAREGRCYVINCCTSMRGSDVPAAFPGRKQIFTDDEQINSGKSSIIAPGGTMIAGPLDSEVGILYADIDLAEVRSSRRSLDIAGHYNRPDIFSLQVNRQQQTAAVFSGDQKSKSRTA; this is encoded by the coding sequence ATGCTCTCAAAAGTTGCGCTGATTCAATACCCGCCTGTACTTGGCAATCGTGCTGAAACAATTGAGAAGGCGGTTTCTCTAATCGATGCCGCTGCACAAGCGGGTGCAAAACTGATTGTTTTGCCTGAGGCTTTTATCCCCGGTTATCCAACCTACATATGGCGCCTAAGACCTGGTGGGGATATGGGACTGTCTTCTGAGATTCATGCATTGATGCTTGAGAATGCAGTCAATCTCGATGGGCAACACTTAAATCCGCTGAGATCCCTTGCAAAGCATCATCAAGTTGACATCCTGATCGGTATCAATGAGATCGACAATTCCCAGAGTCGCACAACACTTTTTAATTCTTACGTGCATATCGATTGTCATGGTGCGTATGCAAATGTTCATCGTAAGTTAATGCCTACCAACCCTGAAAGAATGGTTTGGGGGTTTGGGGATGGGCAAGGCCTGCGTGTCAATGACACACCTGTGGGACGTGTTGGTGCACTCATTTGCTGGGAGAACTACATGCCGCTCGCTCGCATGGCTCTGTACTCTCAAGGCGTTGAAATTTATGTTGCACCGACATGGGATAGCAGTGATGGCTGGCAAGCAAGCATGCAACACATTGCGCGCGAAGGTCGTTGCTATGTGATTAATTGCTGCACCTCCATGCGTGGTTCTGACGTTCCTGCCGCTTTTCCAGGCCGCAAGCAAATCTTTACTGATGATGAGCAGATCAATTCCGGCAAAAGCTCGATCATCGCTCCGGGTGGAACCATGATTGCTGGCCCCTTGGATTCAGAAGTTGGTATCCTTTATGCTGATATTGATCTGGCTGAAGTGCGAAGTTCTCGACGAAGCCTCGATATAGCTGGTCACTACAACCGCCCGGATATTTTCAGTCTTCAAGTGAATAGGCAACAACAGACTGCGGCTGTTTTTAGTGGTGATCAAAAGTCGAAATCACGAACCGCATAA
- a CDS encoding Nif11-like leader peptide family RiPP precursor, translated as MSDEQLKAFLEKVKADTSLQERLKMEGADPAAIAKNAGFRTSADELKGEISEEELNESNNWNDILRKYYYIACQ; from the coding sequence ATGTCAGACGAGCAACTCAAGGCATTCCTTGAAAAGGTCAAAGCAGACACCAGTCTTCAGGAGAGACTGAAGATGGAAGGTGCTGACCCTGCTGCGATTGCGAAAAATGCTGGGTTTAGGACCTCTGCCGACGAATTGAAAGGAGAGATTTCAGAAGAAGAGCTAAATGAGAGCAACAATTGGAATGACATTTTGAGAAAATATTATTATATTGCTTGTCAATAG
- a CDS encoding Nif11-like leader peptide family natural product precursor, giving the protein MSLEQLKAFLEKVKGDSSLQEKLKGAADPDAVITIAKIEGFSISADDLKSAQSEVSDAELEGTAGGLRTPLSAHCCVG; this is encoded by the coding sequence ATGTCCCTAGAGCAACTCAAAGCCTTCCTTGAAAAAGTCAAAGGCGATAGCTCCTTACAGGAGAAGCTGAAAGGCGCAGCTGACCCTGATGCTGTTATTACGATTGCCAAAATAGAAGGTTTTAGTATCTCTGCTGATGACTTGAAGAGCGCTCAATCAGAGGTTTCTGATGCAGAGCTGGAAGGTACGGCTGGCGGTCTACGTACTCCTCTCTCGGCGCACTGTTGCGTAGGGTGA
- a CDS encoding Nif11-like leader peptide family natural product precursor: MSEEQLKAFLEKVKSDTSLQEKLKVAVDAEAVTAIAKEAGFMISADDLKKVQDEVTEEELEGAAGGFTNFTPMTPGMGAQGTIARPIVAKPVDTSVLSPCNG, encoded by the coding sequence ATGTCAGAAGAGCAACTCAAAGCCTTCTTAGAAAAGGTTAAATCCGATACCAGCCTTCAGGAGAAACTCAAAGTCGCTGTGGATGCTGAAGCTGTTACTGCCATTGCAAAAGAGGCTGGGTTTATGATTTCAGCTGATGATTTGAAGAAGGTTCAAGATGAGGTTACAGAAGAGGAGCTGGAAGGCGCAGCTGGTGGATTCACGAATTTTACACCCATGACGCCAGGCATGGGGGCACAAGGAACCATTGCCAGGCCTATAGTAGCGAAACCAGTTGACACATCAGTCCTCAGCCCCTGCAATGGCTGA
- a CDS encoding Nif11-like leader peptide family natural product precursor, translating to MSEEQLKAFIEKVKADTSLQEKLKAAADSDAVLAIAKEAGFSISADDLTKAQSEISEEGLEGAAGGVPCPVSAYTLHGGGCAA from the coding sequence ATGTCAGAAGAGCAACTCAAAGCCTTTATAGAAAAGGTCAAAGCTGACACCAGCCTTCAGGAGAAACTCAAAGCCGCAGCTGATTCAGACGCAGTTCTTGCGATTGCGAAAGAAGCAGGTTTTAGTATTTCTGCTGACGACCTGACTAAGGCTCAATCAGAGATTTCTGAAGAGGGGCTGGAAGGCGCGGCTGGTGGGGTGCCTTGTCCTGTGTCGGCTTATACCCTACACGGCGGTGGTTGTGCGGCTTGA
- a CDS encoding Nif11-like leader peptide family natural product precursor: protein MSEEQLKAFLAKVKGDSNLQDKLKAAKSPEDVVSIAKEHGFEFTADKITDLSEEELEGVAGGCGGGASHCWNQTEHCINTG, encoded by the coding sequence ATGTCAGAAGAGCAACTCAAAGCCTTTCTCGCCAAAGTGAAAGGTGATTCCAATCTTCAAGACAAGTTAAAAGCAGCTAAGTCACCTGAAGATGTTGTGAGCATCGCTAAAGAACACGGCTTCGAATTCACTGCTGATAAGATTACTGATCTCAGTGAAGAGGAACTAGAAGGCGTGGCTGGAGGGTGTGGGGGAGGTGCAAGCCATTGTTGGAATCAAACTGAACATTGTATAAATACTGGCTGA
- the gdhA gene encoding NADP-specific glutamate dehydrogenase: protein MSDAASNEIDQFMKGLVKRNPGEPEFHQAVHEVVETLIPFIHCNSVYKDAQILERMTEPDRVVIFRVCWEDDAGNVRTNRAWRVQFNNSIGPYKGGMRFHPNVSLSVLKFLGFEQTFKNSLTGLPMGGGKGGSNFNPKGKSDREIMRFCQSLMIELHRHIGEDTDVPAGDIGVGSREISYMFGQYKRLENRFSGILTGKGLSFGGSLVRTEATGYGCAYFCENILNYIGDSLVDKKCLVSGSGNVALYAVEKAIELGAKVVTLSDSEGFVHIPNGINLEMLDYVKELKTFRRGRIHEFANQYDGVDFYAGKRPWSVPCDIAFPCATQNEISQTDSQELIRNGVKAVIEGANMPTTLEGIHEFRHAKVILAPAKAANAGGVAVSGLEQSQNALRLSWSREEVDQRLKSIMMEIHSKCVQHSRKSENYTDYITGANIAGFTKVADAMLAYGIV, encoded by the coding sequence ATGTCTGATGCTGCTAGCAACGAGATAGATCAATTCATGAAGGGTTTGGTCAAAAGAAATCCTGGAGAGCCGGAATTTCATCAAGCTGTCCATGAAGTTGTAGAAACCCTAATACCGTTCATTCATTGCAATAGTGTATACAAGGATGCACAGATTCTAGAGCGGATGACTGAACCTGATCGCGTCGTTATTTTTCGAGTCTGCTGGGAAGATGACGCTGGCAATGTACGTACTAATCGTGCGTGGCGTGTGCAGTTTAATAATTCAATCGGCCCTTATAAAGGTGGAATGCGATTTCACCCAAATGTCTCATTAAGTGTCTTGAAATTTTTAGGTTTTGAACAAACCTTCAAGAATAGTCTTACGGGTCTGCCGATGGGTGGAGGAAAAGGTGGCTCTAACTTTAATCCGAAGGGAAAAAGTGACCGGGAAATAATGCGTTTCTGTCAATCTCTGATGATTGAACTGCATAGGCATATTGGTGAGGATACAGATGTGCCCGCTGGTGATATTGGTGTCGGTTCTCGTGAAATCAGTTATATGTTTGGACAGTATAAGCGTCTTGAGAATCGATTTAGTGGAATCCTGACTGGTAAGGGGCTGTCGTTCGGTGGAAGTCTTGTTCGTACTGAAGCGACAGGTTATGGTTGTGCTTATTTCTGTGAAAATATACTGAACTATATAGGTGACTCTCTAGTTGACAAAAAATGTTTAGTCTCTGGTTCTGGCAATGTGGCACTCTACGCAGTCGAAAAGGCAATAGAGTTAGGAGCTAAAGTTGTTACACTTTCCGATTCGGAAGGTTTTGTACATATCCCAAATGGTATTAATCTAGAAATGCTTGATTATGTAAAAGAGCTAAAAACATTCCGTCGTGGTCGAATCCACGAATTTGCTAATCAATACGATGGTGTTGATTTTTACGCAGGAAAGAGACCATGGAGTGTTCCCTGTGATATTGCCTTTCCTTGTGCCACACAAAACGAGATAAGCCAGACAGATTCACAGGAACTCATCAGGAATGGAGTTAAGGCTGTGATTGAGGGTGCGAACATGCCAACCACCCTTGAAGGTATTCATGAATTTCGCCATGCGAAGGTCATCCTTGCTCCTGCTAAGGCTGCAAATGCTGGTGGTGTGGCAGTCTCTGGCCTTGAGCAGAGTCAGAATGCATTGCGTTTGTCTTGGAGTCGAGAAGAAGTTGATCAGCGCTTAAAGTCAATTATGATGGAAATTCATTCTAAGTGTGTTCAGCATAGTCGTAAGTCCGAAAATTATACTGATTATATTACAGGAGCAAATATTGCTGGTTTTACCAAAGTTGCTGATGCAATGCTTGCTTATGGAATTGTCTAA
- a CDS encoding Nif11-like leader peptide family natural product precursor: MSKEQLKSFLEQVKEDTMRERLKLQKLREFLDIAKEYNYQLTADVLKD; the protein is encoded by the coding sequence ATGTCCAAAGAACAACTGAAATCATTCTTAGAACAAGTAAAGGAAGACACAATGCGGGAAAGATTAAAGCTGCAAAAACTACGTGAATTTCTTGATATTGCCAAGGAATACAACTATCAACTTACTGCTGATGTTCTCAAGGATTGA
- a CDS encoding ROK family protein codes for MKSLLFLHRLLLIQELKMKAVPDTLCIDIGGTGVKLIVVDSKGTPLCDRKRCETPHPGTPDAIIEVIEQLTSEVPGFDRVAVGFPGVVRNGIIETAANLDVNWPGTNLAVLLEHQLSKPTRVANDADVQGYGCVSGEGVEMVLTLGTGMGSALFVDGSLVPNLELAHHLFKKSKTYEDYVGRMALESTGKDKWIKRVERVISTTKHIWNWDLLHLGGGNSKLLKEVELSNEVILHSNKAGVLGGYFLWENYQSS; via the coding sequence TTGAAAAGTTTACTTTTCTTGCATAGACTATTGTTAATACAGGAATTAAAGATGAAAGCAGTACCAGACACACTCTGCATTGACATTGGCGGAACAGGAGTGAAGCTGATTGTTGTTGATTCAAAGGGTACTCCGCTTTGCGATCGAAAACGTTGTGAAACCCCTCATCCTGGAACACCAGATGCGATCATTGAGGTGATCGAACAATTGACCTCAGAAGTCCCTGGATTTGATCGTGTGGCTGTTGGTTTTCCAGGGGTTGTACGGAATGGAATTATTGAAACAGCCGCCAACTTGGACGTGAATTGGCCAGGTACCAATTTGGCTGTTTTGTTGGAGCATCAATTGAGCAAACCGACTCGTGTGGCTAATGATGCTGATGTTCAGGGATATGGATGTGTTTCAGGAGAGGGTGTTGAAATGGTGTTGACCCTTGGTACCGGGATGGGTTCAGCCCTTTTTGTGGATGGAAGCCTTGTACCCAACCTCGAACTTGCGCATCACCTTTTTAAAAAGAGTAAAACTTACGAGGATTATGTTGGCAGAATGGCTCTTGAATCCACTGGTAAAGACAAATGGATTAAGCGTGTCGAGAGAGTAATCTCAACGACAAAACATATATGGAACTGGGATCTGCTGCACTTGGGAGGTGGCAACAGCAAGCTTCTTAAAGAAGTTGAACTCTCCAATGAGGTGATCCTGCACTCAAACAAAGCAGGCGTCTTGGGAGGCTATTTTTTATGGGAGAATTATCAATCAAGCTGA
- a CDS encoding Fur family transcriptional regulator: MSPATSSAEATGTLKKGLHQDGRRMTPQRRLVLDLFEEIGSGSHLSAEEVHRQLVDNQSKVSLATIYRTLRLLVEMDFLQELELRDGGSRFELADAEHIHHHHLVCVRCGRTEEFENEPVLQAGRDACKQFDFELIDSSLNVRGICRECR; this comes from the coding sequence ATGTCGCCTGCAACCTCTTCTGCTGAAGCGACCGGAACTCTTAAGAAGGGGCTTCATCAAGATGGGCGTCGGATGACGCCGCAGAGGCGATTGGTTCTCGACCTGTTTGAAGAGATCGGCAGTGGAAGCCATCTCAGTGCAGAAGAGGTCCACCGTCAGCTTGTCGACAATCAGTCAAAGGTCTCTCTCGCCACCATCTATCGCACCCTGCGTTTGTTGGTGGAGATGGATTTTCTCCAGGAGCTGGAACTCCGAGACGGTGGCAGTCGTTTTGAGCTGGCGGATGCCGAACACATTCACCACCATCACCTTGTCTGCGTGAGGTGTGGACGAACGGAGGAATTTGAAAATGAGCCGGTTCTTCAGGCTGGTCGTGATGCCTGTAAGCAATTCGATTTTGAACTGATCGACTCCAGCCTGAACGTGCGGGGAATCTGCCGAGAGTGTCGCTAA
- a CDS encoding cell division protein SepF: MNQFTQERSQELLVIRPQDVTEGMSAVLAVRSQKTVVLDLSAMDNAQAQRTADFVSGGVRAVDGEEHRLGDHVFLFTPAGVQVTLN, translated from the coding sequence ATGAATCAATTCACTCAAGAGCGATCACAGGAGTTGCTTGTGATCCGTCCACAGGACGTGACGGAAGGGATGTCAGCCGTTCTGGCCGTTCGTAGTCAGAAAACGGTGGTCCTTGATCTCAGTGCCATGGACAACGCCCAGGCACAACGCACCGCCGATTTCGTTTCAGGTGGTGTCAGAGCCGTCGACGGAGAAGAACATCGCCTTGGCGATCACGTTTTCCTATTCACGCCAGCCGGGGTTCAGGTGACGCTCAACTGA
- the arsS gene encoding arsenosugar biosynthesis radical SAM (seleno)protein ArsS (Some members of this family are selenoproteins.) — translation MTSTFPETLRFPPVRRGKLTTLQVNLGYRCNQSCSHCHVNAGPWRREMMAGELIDLIPEVLARLDLHCLDLTGGAPELHPQFRELVSAARTLGVEVIDRCNLTILSEPGYEDLAEFLATMGVRVVASLPCYEQERVDLQRGQGVYERSIAGLKQLNQLGYAQPGSPLQLDLVFNPSGPCLPPAQQPLEAQYRQALSASHGISFSHLLTITNMPIQRFARDLQHQGQLEPYQQILREAHRPENIHAVMCRSLISVSWTGALYDCDFNQQLDLASNVGPQHLTDLLSAADGLMDQPIAVADHCFGCTAGNGSSCGGSLS, via the coding sequence TTGACATCAACCTTTCCAGAAACGCTGAGGTTCCCTCCCGTTCGCCGAGGGAAATTGACCACTCTGCAGGTCAATCTCGGCTATCGCTGCAATCAGAGCTGCAGTCACTGTCATGTGAACGCAGGCCCCTGGAGGAGGGAAATGATGGCCGGGGAGCTGATTGATCTGATCCCTGAGGTGCTCGCCCGGCTAGATCTTCACTGTTTAGATCTCACCGGCGGTGCGCCGGAACTGCACCCTCAGTTTCGTGAGCTTGTTTCAGCGGCCAGGACTCTTGGCGTTGAGGTGATTGATCGCTGCAACCTTACGATCCTCAGCGAACCCGGATACGAGGATCTTGCTGAATTCTTAGCGACCATGGGAGTGAGGGTGGTTGCATCTCTGCCCTGTTACGAGCAAGAGAGGGTGGATCTGCAACGAGGCCAGGGCGTCTACGAGCGCAGCATTGCGGGTCTGAAACAGTTGAATCAGCTGGGGTATGCCCAACCAGGATCGCCGTTGCAGCTGGATCTGGTCTTCAATCCATCAGGTCCTTGTCTACCGCCCGCGCAGCAGCCCCTTGAAGCTCAATACCGGCAGGCATTGTCAGCAAGCCACGGAATTTCGTTTTCCCACCTGCTCACGATCACCAACATGCCGATCCAGCGCTTCGCACGCGATTTGCAGCATCAAGGTCAGCTCGAGCCGTATCAGCAGATTTTGCGAGAAGCCCATCGACCGGAAAATATCCATGCGGTGATGTGCCGAAGCCTGATCAGTGTGAGTTGGACTGGAGCCCTCTACGACTGCGATTTCAACCAACAGTTGGATCTTGCATCCAACGTTGGACCACAACATCTCACTGATCTACTTAGCGCAGCCGATGGGCTGATGGATCAACCGATCGCAGTCGCAGATCATTGTTTCGGGTGCACAGCTGGCAATGGATCTAGCTGTGGGGGTTCTCTCAGTTGA
- the stpA gene encoding glucosylglycerol 3-phosphatase, with amino-acid sequence MDLASLHRELVDSPDLLIVQDLDGVCIPLVKDPLTRTISPDYVHAAARLRGSFAVLTNGEHEGRRGVNRLVETALGDSAIARSQGLYLPGLAAGGVQLQDEFGNVTHPGVSESEISFLASVPERMRALMSSMLPALMPELSDEQLAVELELAVLDTQLSPTINLNHLFSRTPDDVEHQRRLQSMLESLMQQLMAMAVAEGLQDSFFLHVAPNLGRDSLGHERLKPAEQGNVGSTDIQFMLRGAIKEAGLLVLINRHIQARTGTAPLGEEFNVRNAPHDHASLLALCKQRIPRDQMPHLVGVGDTVTSTINPSGDGWLRGGSDRGFLTLLQELGCSFGRPNRVVLVDSSAGEVDRPSLADGSQAGISDPEDPLKFDVCIPGGPEAYVNWFTGLSEAMAISKH; translated from the coding sequence ATGGATCTTGCTTCATTGCATCGAGAACTCGTTGACAGTCCTGACCTGTTGATCGTTCAGGACCTTGATGGGGTCTGCATTCCACTGGTGAAGGATCCCCTAACCAGGACTATTTCTCCGGACTACGTCCACGCTGCAGCCCGATTACGAGGCAGCTTCGCTGTTCTCACGAATGGTGAGCACGAAGGTCGTCGTGGTGTGAACCGTCTGGTTGAAACGGCACTCGGTGACAGTGCAATAGCGCGAAGCCAAGGGCTCTATTTACCCGGTCTTGCTGCTGGTGGAGTGCAGCTCCAGGATGAATTCGGCAATGTCACGCATCCTGGAGTCAGTGAGTCTGAAATCAGCTTCCTGGCTTCCGTCCCGGAGCGAATGAGGGCTCTGATGAGTTCCATGCTTCCTGCCTTGATGCCGGAATTGAGCGATGAGCAGCTTGCCGTTGAGTTGGAGCTGGCGGTTCTAGACACTCAGCTCTCACCAACCATCAATCTCAACCACCTGTTCAGTCGAACCCCTGATGATGTTGAGCATCAGCGGCGATTGCAGTCAATGCTGGAGTCGCTCATGCAGCAACTGATGGCAATGGCTGTGGCCGAAGGGCTTCAGGACTCTTTCTTTCTGCACGTCGCTCCCAACCTCGGGCGCGACTCCCTTGGCCATGAACGGCTCAAGCCAGCCGAGCAGGGAAATGTCGGCAGCACCGATATCCAGTTCATGTTGCGGGGAGCTATCAAGGAAGCCGGGTTACTGGTCTTGATCAATCGCCATATCCAAGCGCGCACAGGCACCGCACCTCTCGGTGAAGAGTTCAACGTTCGAAATGCACCCCACGACCATGCGTCGCTGCTTGCCCTGTGTAAACAACGGATACCCCGTGATCAGATGCCACACCTGGTGGGCGTTGGTGACACCGTTACTTCAACAATCAACCCTTCGGGAGATGGCTGGTTGCGAGGAGGCAGCGACCGAGGCTTTCTCACTCTTCTTCAGGAACTGGGATGTAGCTTTGGACGTCCCAACCGGGTTGTGCTCGTCGACAGCAGTGCGGGAGAAGTGGACCGCCCTTCTCTGGCTGATGGCTCTCAAGCCGGGATCAGTGACCCAGAGGACCCTCTTAAATTTGATGTTTGTATTCCTGGTGGTCCAGAGGCCTATGTGAACTGGTTCACCGGTTTGTCGGAAGCTATGGCTATCTCAAAGCACTGA
- a CDS encoding glutathione S-transferase family protein, producing the protein MALKLFGGPRTRASMPRWFMEEKAIDYELVELDLQSKQHHQPDFLGINPFGKLPALIDSDVLLEDGSPLKLFESGAILLHLAENYSGEIITPAQRALTSQWVLFANSTLSIALFVPSNREREFPRLMETLNQQLDPERPLVGDCWGAADCAVHAYLSYLPLFFPEIDLSPYPVVQAVIESTSRRPAYRFVMGYA; encoded by the coding sequence ATGGCTTTAAAGCTCTTTGGTGGTCCAAGAACACGAGCCAGCATGCCCCGCTGGTTCATGGAAGAGAAAGCGATCGACTACGAGCTGGTGGAACTGGACCTTCAGTCGAAGCAGCATCACCAGCCAGATTTTCTTGGCATCAACCCATTTGGAAAGTTGCCCGCGCTGATCGACAGCGACGTGCTGCTTGAGGATGGATCTCCCCTGAAGTTGTTTGAAAGCGGAGCAATCCTGCTGCATCTGGCCGAGAATTATAGCGGCGAGATCATCACGCCTGCACAGCGAGCCCTGACCAGCCAGTGGGTGTTGTTTGCCAACTCAACGCTTTCCATTGCTCTGTTCGTTCCCTCCAATCGCGAGCGTGAATTCCCACGACTCATGGAGACGCTCAATCAGCAATTGGATCCTGAACGTCCTCTCGTTGGTGATTGTTGGGGAGCAGCGGACTGCGCTGTCCACGCTTACCTCAGTTACCTGCCGCTGTTTTTTCCTGAGATCGATCTCAGCCCTTATCCCGTCGTTCAGGCGGTGATCGAGTCCACAAGCCGACGTCCGGCTTACAGGTTTGTCATGGGGTATGCCTGA
- a CDS encoding SemiSWEET family sugar transporter: protein MPFDLSSSELFGFAAATLSTIAFLPQVIKTWKTQSAKDVSYALLLTFSTGCLCWVIYGYQVEAKPVMIANAFTLTLNLAILAMKFSFEKEVKTTFQGNQ, encoded by the coding sequence ATGCCATTCGATTTGAGTTCTTCAGAATTGTTCGGCTTCGCAGCGGCAACGCTTTCAACGATCGCATTCTTGCCACAAGTCATCAAAACCTGGAAAACCCAATCAGCGAAAGACGTTTCTTATGCTCTTTTACTGACTTTCAGCACTGGCTGTCTGTGTTGGGTGATCTATGGATATCAGGTTGAGGCCAAACCGGTGATGATCGCAAATGCGTTCACATTAACGTTAAACCTAGCAATTCTGGCGATGAAATTTAGCTTCGAAAAGGAAGTAAAAACAACTTTTCAAGGAAATCAATAG
- a CDS encoding cytochrome P450 gives MNQIDFIQRLHQDPSFVPLNFEFVSSFAKGSPTYSISLPQNNTHYIFSRQLAEQMLSSTLLLPNIGDILFDIPPEIASFIKNFPVFSSVEIHRKFRGFIGKNYLKQSHLYCGDIASQYIQDSLRLLKTGESLSNNLSDLTMKINSKILHLSDPVEGIFSKLTPQFAAAFKTFPFDFTQISIDLVDELYKVCLDDDPNIDVETAKQSIESLFFIFFSGSDTITSLFEVYLYLRSNQQLYPHFASLDSGRKADYILTYFPYFRFIARVSTSDLDFDDFTVKSGDTVMISIQVVNSLMSASNHRTLTFGFGEYSCIGKFVSPIVLRVFIDIVESDFKHLKLDCKCFASHPILTYLENPQIII, from the coding sequence ATGAATCAAATTGATTTTATTCAAAGACTTCATCAAGATCCATCGTTTGTACCGTTAAATTTTGAATTTGTCAGCTCTTTTGCAAAGGGATCTCCTACTTATTCAATATCGCTGCCCCAAAATAATACACATTATATTTTCTCACGCCAGCTTGCTGAACAGATGCTTAGCTCAACTTTATTATTACCAAACATTGGTGATATACTATTTGATATACCTCCAGAAATTGCCAGTTTTATTAAGAATTTTCCTGTTTTTTCGTCTGTCGAGATCCATCGTAAATTTCGAGGATTTATAGGGAAAAACTATTTAAAGCAATCTCATCTTTATTGTGGTGACATTGCAAGTCAATATATTCAAGATTCACTCCGACTATTGAAAACAGGCGAATCACTGTCTAATAATCTTAGTGATCTAACTATGAAGATTAACTCTAAAATACTTCATTTGAGTGATCCTGTTGAAGGTATATTTTCAAAGCTTACTCCGCAATTTGCTGCCGCTTTCAAGACATTCCCCTTTGATTTCACGCAAATTTCTATTGACCTTGTGGATGAGCTCTACAAGGTATGTCTAGATGATGATCCAAACATAGACGTAGAAACTGCCAAGCAAAGTATAGAATCCCTTTTTTTCATATTCTTTTCGGGTAGTGATACGATCACCAGCCTTTTTGAGGTTTATTTGTATCTCAGATCTAATCAGCAATTATATCCACATTTTGCATCCCTGGACTCTGGTCGAAAGGCTGATTATATCCTTACATATTTCCCGTATTTTAGGTTTATTGCCAGAGTTTCTACCTCAGATCTTGATTTTGATGATTTTACAGTTAAATCAGGCGATACTGTTATGATTTCTATCCAGGTTGTTAATTCTCTGATGAGTGCAAGCAACCATCGTACCCTTACGTTTGGATTTGGGGAGTATTCATGTATCGGAAAGTTTGTCTCTCCAATTGTATTGAGGGTTTTTATTGATATTGTTGAATCTGATTTCAAGCACCTAAAATTAGATTGTAAATGTTTTGCTTCTCATCCAATCCTTACCTATCTCGAAAATCCACAAATTATAATTTAA